One genomic segment of Bos javanicus breed banteng chromosome 23, ARS-OSU_banteng_1.0, whole genome shotgun sequence includes these proteins:
- the LOC133235921 gene encoding putative olfactory receptor 2B3: protein MNWANESSPKEFVLLGFSDKPWLQKPLFVLLLISYTTTIFGNVSIMMVCILDPKLHTPMYFFLTNLSILDLCYTTSTVPHILTNISHNKKTISYAGCVAQLITFLALGATECLLLAVMSFDRYVAICRPLHYVVIMNPWFCLRMIAFSWFTGFSNSVLQSSLTLNMPRCGHQEVDHFFCEVPALLKLSCADTKPIVAEIFFFSVLILLIPVTLILISYGFIAQAVLRIKSAEGRRKAFGTCGSHMVVVSLFFGTSIYMYLQPPSSTSKDWGKIVSLFYGIFTPMLNPLIYSLRNKDMKEAFKRLMLLTFYYKK, encoded by the coding sequence ATGAATTGGGCAAATGAGAGCTCCCCAAAAGAATTTGTACTACTTGGCTTTTCAGACAAGCCCTGGCTGCAAAAGCCCCTTTTTGTGTTACTATTAATATCATACACAACCACCATCTTTGGCAATGTGTCCATCATGATGGTGTGCATTCTGGATCCCAAGCTTCACACccccatgtatttctttcttactAATCTGTCCATCTTAGATCTCTGTTACACCACAAGCACAGTCCCTCATATATTGACGAATATTTCTCACAACAAGAAGACCATCAGCTATGCTGGCTGTGTAGCCCAGCTCATCACCTTCCTGGCCCTTGGTGCTACTGAGTGTCTCCTCCTTGCTGTTATGTCCTTTGACAGGTATGTGGCGATTTGCAGACCCCTCCACTATGTTGTCATCATGAACCCTTGGTTCTGCTTGAGGATGATAGCCTTCTCCTGGTTCACTGGCTTCAGCAACTCAGTGCTGCAGTCCTCCTTGACCCTTAACATGCCACGGTGTGGTCATCAAGAAGTGGACCACTTTTTCTGTGAGGTTCCTGCCCTTCTCAAGTTGTCCTGTGCTGACACAAAGCCTATTGttgctgagatttttttcttcagtgtgtTAATTCTGCTAATTCCAGTGACATTGATCCTCATCTCCTATGGCTTCATAGCTCAAGCAGTATTGAGAATCAAATCAGCAGAAGGACGACGGAAAGCTTTTGGGACGTGTGGGTCTCACATGGTtgtagtctctctcttttttggaacaagcatatacatgtatctacaaCCGCCTTCTTCCACCTCTAAGGACTGGGGGAAAATCGTTTCCCTCTTCTATGGGATATTCACACCCATGTTGAACCCCCTCATCTATAGCCTTAGAAATAAAGATATGAAGGAGGCCTTTAAGAGGCTGATGCTATTAACATTTTACTATAAGAAGTAA